In one Calditrichota bacterium genomic region, the following are encoded:
- the rpsQ gene encoding 30S ribosomal protein S17, producing the protein MTENKRGNRRIIIGTVVSDKMDKSRVIKVERSVKHPLYKKYIKQTKKFMVHDEKNESHIGDVVKVMEVRPLSRKKRWRLSEIIERAK; encoded by the coding sequence ATGACAGAAAACAAACGAGGAAATCGTCGCATCATTATCGGCACTGTTGTAAGTGATAAAATGGATAAATCACGTGTAATAAAGGTCGAGCGATCTGTGAAACATCCGCTTTATAAGAAATATATCAAACAGACGAAGAAGTTTATGGTTCATGATGAAAAGAATGAATCGCATATCGGGGATGTGGTGAAAGTGATGGAGGTTCGACCCTTGAGCCGGAAAAAGCGCTGGAGATTGAGTGAGATTATTGAACGGGCCAAGTAA
- the rplP gene encoding 50S ribosomal protein L16: protein MLMPKRVKYRKVQRGRMKGKAYRGSKLSFGSYGLKALESAWITSRQIEAARVAITRHVRRGGKLWIRIFPDKPFTKKPAETRMGKGKGAPEYWVAVVKPGRILFELEGVPEDVAKEAMRLASHKLPIKTKIITAEESVGM, encoded by the coding sequence ATGTTAATGCCAAAACGTGTAAAATATAGAAAGGTGCAGCGAGGCCGGATGAAAGGCAAAGCCTACCGTGGATCCAAATTAAGTTTTGGAAGCTACGGGCTAAAGGCTCTGGAATCTGCCTGGATTACCAGTCGGCAAATCGAAGCCGCGCGTGTAGCGATCACTCGACATGTCCGAAGGGGAGGAAAACTCTGGATACGGATATTCCCCGACAAACCTTTTACAAAAAAGCCTGCTGAAACCCGAATGGGAAAAGGAAAAGGGGCGCCTGAATATTGGGTAGCTGTTGTAAAACCCGGCCGCATTCTATTTGAATTGGAGGGTGTGCCGGAAGATGTGGCAAAAGAGGCGATGCGGTTGGCATCGCATAAATTGCCCATTAAAACAAAAATTATAACGGCTGAAGAAAGTGTGGGAATGTAA
- the rpmC gene encoding 50S ribosomal protein L29, translating into MKMYEVNELPLEELRIRLEDAREELSNLRFQKVLGQLNNPMRIRLVKKDIARLETVIHEYETGKREQIATENTESN; encoded by the coding sequence ATGAAAATGTATGAAGTAAACGAATTGCCGCTTGAAGAACTTCGTATTCGCCTGGAGGATGCCAGGGAGGAACTGTCAAACCTTCGGTTTCAGAAGGTCCTTGGCCAGTTAAACAACCCCATGCGAATTAGACTTGTTAAAAAAGACATTGCTCGCCTTGAAACGGTTATTCATGAATATGAAACAGGCAAGCGTGAGCAAATTGCAACAGAAAATACTGAAAGTAATTAG